In one window of Gemmatimonadota bacterium DNA:
- a CDS encoding aldehyde dehydrogenase family protein codes for MTATPELTPWINGAALPPGGRALTPVLAPYTGQPAARVAEATAADLDAAITAAEAGYRAMRALPRHARRDLLTRIADALTRERQSLGEELAVSCGKPIGQALGEVDRAVMTFSLAADETRRFGGEVVPLDVDPRTVGYTGTVHRFPVGPISAITPFNFPLNLLAHKVAPAIAVGSALVVKPPPQCPQLAFRLGRILADCGLPAGAYNVLHLPIPVAERLATEPRFAMLTFTGSPVVGWHLKSVAGKKKVCLELGGNAAAVVHEDAGDLDWVAQRLALGAFAYAGQVCIKVQRVLVHQPIYEAFVRKLVAASAALPCGDPLDPKTVVGPMIDAGAADRVQAWTDEAIRAGAEALLSPTRAGNVLTPGLLAGVPRDAKVSCREVFGPVTIVAPYRDWPEALATVNDSDFGLQAGVFTHDVNRIHQAFHGLEVGGVIANDFPTLRVDNFPYGGVKDSGFGREGVRYAMEEMSEPRMLVINTTR; via the coding sequence ATGACTGCCACGCCTGAACTCACGCCCTGGATCAACGGCGCCGCGCTGCCGCCCGGCGGTCGCGCCCTCACCCCCGTGCTGGCCCCCTATACCGGCCAGCCCGCCGCGCGGGTGGCGGAAGCCACCGCCGCCGACCTCGACGCCGCCATCACCGCGGCCGAGGCCGGCTATCGCGCCATGCGCGCCCTGCCCCGCCACGCCCGCCGTGACCTGCTCACCCGCATCGCCGACGCCCTCACCCGGGAGCGGCAGTCCCTCGGCGAGGAACTCGCCGTGAGCTGTGGCAAGCCCATCGGCCAGGCGCTCGGCGAGGTGGACCGCGCGGTGATGACCTTTTCCCTTGCCGCCGACGAGACCCGCCGGTTCGGCGGCGAGGTGGTCCCGCTGGACGTGGATCCCCGCACCGTGGGCTACACCGGCACGGTGCACCGCTTCCCGGTGGGCCCCATCAGCGCCATCACGCCCTTCAACTTTCCGCTCAACCTGCTGGCCCACAAAGTGGCGCCGGCCATCGCCGTGGGCTCCGCGCTGGTGGTGAAGCCGCCACCGCAGTGCCCCCAGCTCGCCTTCCGGCTCGGGCGCATCCTCGCCGACTGCGGCCTCCCCGCCGGCGCCTACAACGTGCTCCACCTGCCCATCCCGGTGGCCGAGCGGCTCGCCACCGAGCCCCGGTTCGCCATGCTGACCTTCACCGGCAGCCCCGTGGTGGGCTGGCACCTCAAGAGCGTGGCCGGGAAGAAGAAGGTCTGCCTGGAGCTCGGCGGCAACGCCGCCGCCGTGGTGCATGAGGATGCCGGCGACCTGGACTGGGTGGCCCAGCGGCTGGCCCTCGGCGCCTTTGCGTACGCCGGCCAGGTGTGCATCAAGGTGCAGCGGGTGCTGGTGCACCAGCCGATCTACGAGGCCTTCGTGCGCAAGCTGGTGGCCGCCTCCGCGGCGCTCCCCTGTGGCGACCCGCTCGACCCGAAGACCGTGGTCGGCCCGATGATCGATGCCGGCGCCGCCGACCGGGTGCAGGCCTGGACCGACGAGGCCATCCGCGCGGGCGCAGAGGCGCTGCTCTCGCCGACCCGCGCCGGCAACGTCCTCACCCCGGGGCTGCTGGCCGGCGTCCCCCGGGACGCCAAGGTGTCGTGCCGGGAGGTCTTCGGCCCGGTGACGATCGTGGCGCCCTACCGCGACTGGCCGGAGGCGCTGGCCACCGTGAACGACTCCGACTTCGGCCTGCAGGCGGGCGTCTTCACCCACGACGTCAACCGGATCCACCAGGCGTTCCATGGCCTCGAGGTGGGCGGCGTGATCGCCAACGACTTCCCCACGCTCCGGGTGGACAACTTCCCCTACGGCGGCGTGAAGGACAGCGGCTTCGGCCGCGAGGGGGTCCGCTACGCCATGGAAGAGATGAGTGAGCCGCGCATGCTGGTGATCAACACCACGCGGTAG
- a CDS encoding ABC transporter ATP-binding protein, whose product MASITLQDLTRVYPPAVPALTDCTFEVADGSFVVLLGPSGCGKSTALRLVAGLELPDRGRVLIGRRDVTTTPPGDRDLAMVFQNYALYPHLTVRENLAFPLRMRRVPAAERGPRIRRVAELLGLGELLERHPAQLSGGQRQRVALGRALVREPEAFLLDEPLSNLDAALRSELRGELLRVQRQLHATMLYVTHDQVEALTMADRIVVLRAGRVEQQGTPAELYDRPATTFVARFLGAPGMNLLPLDVELPGATLLAGAAPAGATTCGLRPEALRLGPTGAEGQVTLVERLGSETLVHLTVGAQAVVARVPGQAALTHGATVGVTADPAQRHWFDPAGRRLS is encoded by the coding sequence ATGGCCTCCATCACCCTGCAGGACCTCACCCGCGTCTACCCTCCGGCGGTTCCCGCGCTCACCGACTGCACCTTCGAGGTCGCGGACGGGAGTTTCGTGGTGCTGCTCGGCCCCTCCGGCTGCGGCAAGAGCACCGCGCTGCGGCTGGTGGCGGGGCTGGAGCTGCCGGACCGGGGGCGGGTGCTCATCGGCCGCCGCGACGTGACCACCACGCCGCCGGGCGACCGCGACCTGGCGATGGTCTTCCAGAACTACGCGCTCTATCCGCACCTCACCGTGCGCGAGAATCTGGCCTTCCCGCTGCGGATGCGCCGGGTGCCCGCCGCGGAGCGCGGACCCCGCATCCGCCGGGTGGCGGAGCTGCTGGGCCTGGGCGAGCTGCTGGAGCGGCATCCCGCGCAGCTCTCCGGCGGCCAGCGGCAGCGGGTGGCGCTGGGCCGCGCGCTGGTGCGGGAGCCGGAGGCGTTCCTGCTCGACGAGCCGCTCTCCAACCTCGACGCCGCCCTCCGCAGCGAGCTGCGCGGCGAGTTGCTGCGGGTGCAGCGGCAGCTGCACGCGACCATGCTGTACGTGACCCATGACCAGGTCGAGGCGCTCACGATGGCCGATCGCATCGTCGTGCTGCGCGCGGGGCGGGTGGAGCAGCAGGGGACGCCCGCGGAGCTGTACGACCGGCCGGCCACGACCTTTGTGGCGCGGTTCCTGGGCGCGCCGGGGATGAACCTGCTGCCGCTCGACGTGGAGCTGCCGGGCGCCACGCTGCTCGCCGGCGCGGCGCCGGCCGGGGCCACGACCTGCGGTCTCCGCCCCGAGGCGCTGCGGCTCGGGCCAACCGGCGCCGAGGGACAGGTGACCCTGGTAGAGCGGCTGGGGAGCGAGACCCTGGTGCACCTGACGGTGGGCGCTCAGGCCGTCGTGGCCCGGGTGCCGGGGCAGGCCGCGCTCACCCACGGGGCCACGGTGGGCGTCACCGCCGATCCGGCGCAACGGCACTGGTTCGACCCGGCGGGGCGGCGCCTGTCGTGA
- a CDS encoding sugar ABC transporter substrate-binding protein gives MIRAALVLLCCAGCGPPAGSTLRISSWADDMEQRIEARNLRAFEAANPGVRVVNDAISTQAEYREQVLTSIAAGAPPDVFLLDNIDVPAFTDREVLLDLAPYAARVGLDTAAWEPQVRAIFSRDGKLVAFPKGYSPMVVVYNRRLFREAGLTPPSGDWTWDEFLTAARALTRDTDGDGTVDQWGTVFDRRVFLWIPWIWSGGGDVLCPDGRSASGCLDSPATQRALQWYLDWVARDSIVPRVMTLRRSLGDQFRLFNSGRVAMLTTGHFWLPRFRPYVRDGRLDIGFAPIPHAAGVAPATVVYASGWAVPATVARRRLAVRLAAALADTAAQRIRVEQGLELSAVSRLAAEVAAADSLGWEQVFLAAMPGARVPWGARVRGWREVEHRLPQALDEVLLAGRPLHEALAAAAADIDRLLAETER, from the coding sequence GTGATCCGCGCCGCCCTGGTGCTCCTGTGCTGTGCCGGCTGCGGCCCGCCGGCGGGCAGCACCCTCCGGATCTCGTCGTGGGCCGACGACATGGAACAGCGCATCGAGGCCCGGAACCTCCGCGCCTTCGAGGCCGCGAACCCCGGGGTGCGGGTGGTGAACGACGCCATCAGCACCCAGGCGGAGTACCGCGAGCAGGTCCTCACGTCCATCGCGGCCGGCGCGCCGCCGGACGTCTTCTTGCTGGACAACATCGACGTGCCCGCCTTTACGGACCGCGAGGTGCTCCTCGACCTGGCCCCCTATGCCGCGCGGGTGGGACTCGACACCGCCGCCTGGGAACCCCAGGTCCGCGCCATCTTCTCGCGGGATGGCAAGCTGGTGGCCTTTCCCAAGGGCTACAGCCCGATGGTGGTGGTCTACAACCGGCGCCTGTTCCGCGAGGCGGGGCTCACGCCCCCCAGCGGGGACTGGACCTGGGACGAGTTCCTAACGGCGGCGCGTGCGCTCACCCGTGACACCGATGGCGATGGCACGGTGGACCAGTGGGGCACGGTGTTCGACCGGCGGGTATTCCTGTGGATCCCCTGGATCTGGTCCGGCGGCGGGGACGTGCTCTGCCCCGACGGCCGCTCGGCCTCGGGGTGCCTCGACAGTCCGGCCACCCAGCGGGCGCTGCAGTGGTACCTCGACTGGGTCGCGCGCGACAGCATCGTGCCCCGCGTCATGACGCTGCGCCGCAGCCTCGGCGACCAGTTCCGGCTCTTCAACTCCGGGCGGGTGGCCATGCTGACAACGGGGCATTTCTGGCTGCCCCGGTTCCGTCCCTACGTGCGTGACGGCCGGCTCGACATCGGCTTTGCGCCGATCCCCCATGCCGCCGGCGTGGCGCCCGCCACCGTGGTGTACGCCTCGGGCTGGGCGGTGCCCGCCACCGTGGCGCGGCGACGCCTGGCGGTGCGGCTGGCGGCGGCGCTCGCCGACACCGCGGCGCAGCGGATACGGGTGGAGCAGGGACTCGAACTGTCGGCGGTGAGCCGCCTGGCCGCCGAGGTGGCCGCCGCGGACAGCCTCGGCTGGGAGCAGGTCTTCCTGGCGGCCATGCCGGGGGCCCGGGTGCCGTGGGGCGCGCGGGTGCGCGGCTGGCGCGAGGTGGAGCACCGCCTGCCGCAGGCCCTCGACGAGGTGCTGCTGGCCGGGAGGCCGCTGCACGAGGCGCTCGCCGCGGCCGCGGCCGACATCGACCGGCTGCTGGCGGAGACCGAGCGATGA
- a CDS encoding sugar ABC transporter permease codes for MSAARWAVGLGPAVALFALGGQWYSARAVEEAVRDEANLALARHGAAYLAVVTPPGGVSYDARRLLSGANALASSSAWPGGFQLSFGQAPLLRDTIGLLPLPDSLIRGLEQGSEGFIATHARSRVAVVPFLDRDQWTLKGWAAAWDTVPGRVFSVHAGLLTILAALLVVLVGVVAERGGRERWARSLPLLAGVAAVLLALDLGVSARRTAVEATDTRLATLAQLVQMAATAPGVTQSRLPEIGAGAAVQGLPRPTETGVIAREDSAGVLRARIVAATPRTQRGLAFQVRPYEADLGTLPAELLAWAALAVLALAFTGWAGRGGANPARFEATLAAWAFLAPALLHLFLFSFLPACFTLVLAFHRWDLIGEARLFVGLDNFRTILGDGRFLHSLGVTALYALHVPVTVVLALVAAVVLDRSGLQVRVLRTLLFIPFVSSVVAVALVWQWIYQPDTGLLNTLLRTAGVAGPDWLGEPRTALLSLMLMSVWVQVGYQMVVFLGGLQAIPGHYHDAARMDGAGPVARFLWVTLPLLRPTVLFVLVTGIIGSFQVFTYVAVMTEGGPLQATDVAVYRIYQEAWEFLRFGTASAMSLVLLLLLLGLTWLQFRWLGRRVELV; via the coding sequence ATGAGCGCCGCCCGCTGGGCGGTGGGGCTCGGGCCGGCGGTGGCCCTGTTCGCGCTGGGCGGGCAGTGGTACTCGGCGCGCGCCGTCGAGGAGGCGGTGCGCGATGAGGCCAATCTGGCCCTCGCGCGGCACGGGGCCGCGTACCTCGCCGTGGTGACGCCGCCCGGCGGGGTGAGCTATGACGCCCGGCGCCTGCTCTCGGGCGCCAACGCGCTGGCGAGTTCGTCGGCCTGGCCGGGCGGCTTCCAGCTGTCCTTCGGGCAGGCGCCGCTCCTCAGGGACACGATCGGGCTCCTGCCACTCCCGGACTCGCTGATCCGGGGCCTGGAGCAGGGGAGCGAGGGCTTCATCGCGACACACGCCCGCAGCCGCGTGGCGGTGGTGCCGTTCCTGGACCGGGACCAGTGGACCCTCAAGGGCTGGGCCGCGGCCTGGGACACGGTGCCCGGCCGCGTGTTCTCGGTGCACGCCGGGCTGCTCACCATCCTGGCGGCGCTGCTGGTGGTGCTGGTGGGCGTGGTGGCTGAGCGCGGTGGTCGGGAGCGCTGGGCCCGGAGCCTCCCGCTCCTGGCCGGCGTCGCCGCGGTCCTGCTGGCCCTCGACCTCGGCGTGAGCGCGCGGCGCACCGCGGTCGAGGCCACCGACACCCGGTTGGCCACGCTGGCGCAACTGGTGCAGATGGCCGCGACGGCCCCGGGGGTGACCCAGTCACGGCTGCCGGAGATCGGCGCGGGCGCCGCGGTCCAGGGCCTGCCGCGGCCCACGGAGACCGGCGTCATTGCCCGGGAGGACAGCGCCGGCGTGCTCCGGGCGCGGATCGTGGCGGCCACGCCCCGGACCCAGCGCGGGCTGGCCTTCCAGGTACGCCCTTACGAGGCGGACCTCGGCACGCTGCCCGCCGAGCTGCTGGCCTGGGCGGCGCTCGCGGTGCTGGCCCTGGCCTTCACGGGCTGGGCCGGGCGTGGCGGCGCCAATCCGGCCCGGTTCGAGGCGACCCTCGCGGCCTGGGCCTTCCTGGCGCCAGCGCTGCTGCACCTCTTCCTGTTCTCCTTCCTCCCCGCCTGCTTTACGCTGGTGCTGGCGTTCCACCGGTGGGATCTCATCGGGGAGGCGCGGCTGTTCGTCGGGCTCGACAACTTCCGGACCATCCTCGGCGACGGCCGGTTCCTGCACTCGCTGGGCGTGACGGCGCTGTACGCCCTGCATGTCCCGGTGACGGTGGTGCTGGCCCTGGTGGCGGCCGTGGTGCTCGACCGGTCGGGGCTCCAGGTCCGGGTGCTTCGCACGCTGCTGTTCATTCCCTTCGTGAGCTCGGTGGTGGCGGTGGCGCTGGTCTGGCAGTGGATCTACCAGCCCGACACCGGCCTGCTCAACACCCTCCTCCGGACGGCCGGGGTGGCGGGACCGGACTGGCTGGGCGAGCCGCGGACCGCGCTGCTGTCGCTCATGCTGATGTCGGTCTGGGTGCAGGTGGGCTACCAGATGGTGGTCTTCCTGGGCGGGCTGCAGGCCATCCCGGGCCACTACCACGATGCCGCCCGGATGGACGGGGCGGGGCCCGTGGCCCGGTTCCTCTGGGTGACGCTTCCGCTGCTCCGCCCCACCGTCCTCTTCGTGCTGGTCACCGGCATCATCGGATCGTTCCAGGTCTTCACCTATGTGGCGGTGATGACCGAGGGGGGGCCGCTGCAGGCCACCGACGTGGCCGTGTACCGGATCTACCAGGAGGCCTGGGAGTTCCTCCGCTTCGGCACCGCGAGCGCCATGAGCCTGGTGCTGCTGCTCCTGCTGCTGGGGCTTACCTGGCTTCAGTTCCGGTGGCTCGGCCGCCGGGTGGAACTGGTGTAG
- a CDS encoding carbohydrate ABC transporter permease: MSPRRAFGWVAAALLGAAMLAPFAVMLSTSLMDEFEVFRQPAPLLPAVPQWRNYPAALTALPFGRFFANTLVFAGWVVLGQVATSAAAGYAFARLEFPGRRRLFAATLGLLMVPGVVLLIPRFLLLNRLGWVDSVHGLVSTELVSVWGIFLLRQAFQAVPRELEDAARLDGASEFAVFRHVALPAVRPALATLALFAFVDAWKSYLWPLIATRSLDRRTVEVGVAAFHGFYASNWPYQMAAAVAAALPLLLVFLLAQRYFIRGIQLTGFR; the protein is encoded by the coding sequence ATGTCGCCCCGGCGCGCGTTCGGATGGGTGGCGGCGGCGCTGCTCGGCGCGGCCATGCTCGCCCCCTTCGCGGTGATGCTCTCCACCTCGCTGATGGACGAGTTCGAGGTGTTCCGCCAGCCGGCCCCGCTGCTCCCCGCCGTGCCGCAGTGGCGCAACTACCCGGCGGCGCTCACGGCGCTGCCGTTCGGGCGGTTCTTCGCCAACACCCTCGTTTTCGCGGGATGGGTGGTGCTGGGACAGGTCGCGACCTCGGCCGCGGCCGGGTACGCCTTTGCCCGGCTCGAGTTCCCCGGCCGGCGGCGGCTCTTCGCCGCCACGCTGGGCCTGCTGATGGTGCCGGGGGTGGTGCTGCTGATCCCGCGCTTCCTGCTGCTCAACCGGCTGGGGTGGGTGGACTCGGTGCACGGCCTGGTGAGCACCGAGCTGGTGTCGGTGTGGGGCATCTTCCTGCTGCGCCAGGCGTTCCAGGCGGTGCCCCGGGAGCTCGAGGACGCCGCCCGGCTCGACGGCGCGAGCGAGTTCGCGGTGTTCCGCCACGTGGCGCTCCCGGCGGTCCGGCCGGCGCTCGCCACCCTGGCGCTGTTCGCCTTCGTGGACGCCTGGAAGAGCTACCTCTGGCCGCTGATCGCCACGCGATCGCTCGACCGGCGCACGGTGGAGGTCGGCGTGGCGGCCTTCCATGGCTTTTACGCCAGCAACTGGCCCTACCAGATGGCGGCCGCGGTGGCCGCCGCGCTGCCGCTGCTGCTGGTCTTTCTGCTCGCGCAGCGGTATTTCATTCGGGGGATCCAGCTGACGGGCTTCCGCTGA
- a CDS encoding PAS domain-containing protein — protein sequence MHGVEQGEGLALVGRIARLLNTGLAAEETLGTVAEVLRAGLGAQAVQLWLREPNATTLRAITAPVPAAGRRTSRSFAVLPDVAPETLRLPLLHEGERLGVLEVTPASVGDGALLPIVADILAPFLASIELSEDLAYEVALRSREIEEQRRFITLVIDCLPVGLYVVDREYRIQIWNRKREMGTQGLRRDEVVGRPVFDVLTRQNAEQLREEFDDVFRTGQGRQMELEVAVGGETKYYRISKIPMRQDGETITHVITIGEDVTEAHVAGQRILQSEKLAAIGQLAAGIMHEINNPLATIGACVAALENRVEDDLPAGQRAGMQEYLEIIDKEVQRCEGIVDGLLDFSRPKGKAKGPVSVTAIVEDTLFLIKHHERFKRIEMTRDLCETLPMVHANAEQLIQVFMAIMLNALDAMEHGGSLTVRTLPGTVHADEVEIHIADTGVGIPRTEVAKIFEPFFTTKPPGRGTGLGLSVCYGIVAEHGGRIEVESQPARGSTFRVFLPIARRSAPLEPGAPA from the coding sequence ATGCACGGAGTCGAGCAGGGCGAGGGACTGGCGCTGGTGGGGCGGATCGCGCGGCTGCTCAATACCGGGCTGGCGGCCGAGGAGACCCTGGGCACGGTGGCGGAGGTGCTCCGGGCCGGGCTCGGGGCGCAGGCGGTGCAGCTGTGGCTGCGCGAGCCGAACGCGACCACCCTGCGGGCCATCACGGCGCCGGTGCCCGCGGCGGGGCGGCGGACCAGCCGGTCCTTCGCCGTGCTGCCCGACGTGGCCCCCGAGACCCTCCGCCTCCCGCTGCTGCACGAGGGGGAGCGGCTCGGCGTGCTCGAAGTCACGCCCGCGAGCGTGGGCGACGGCGCGCTGCTCCCCATCGTGGCCGACATCCTGGCCCCCTTCCTGGCGTCCATCGAGCTGTCCGAGGACCTCGCCTACGAGGTGGCGCTCCGCTCCCGGGAGATCGAGGAACAGCGCCGCTTCATCACGCTGGTGATCGACTGCCTGCCGGTGGGCCTCTACGTGGTGGACCGCGAGTACCGCATCCAGATCTGGAACCGCAAGCGCGAGATGGGCACCCAGGGCCTGCGCCGCGACGAGGTGGTGGGGCGCCCGGTGTTCGACGTGCTCACCCGGCAGAACGCCGAGCAGCTGCGGGAGGAGTTCGACGACGTCTTCCGCACCGGGCAGGGGCGGCAGATGGAGCTCGAGGTGGCGGTGGGCGGGGAGACCAAGTACTACCGCATCAGCAAGATCCCGATGCGGCAGGACGGCGAGACGATCACCCACGTCATCACCATCGGCGAGGACGTCACCGAGGCCCATGTGGCCGGGCAGCGCATCCTGCAGAGCGAGAAGCTGGCGGCCATCGGCCAGCTGGCGGCGGGGATCATGCACGAGATCAACAACCCGCTGGCCACCATCGGCGCCTGCGTGGCGGCGCTGGAGAACCGGGTGGAGGACGACCTCCCGGCCGGCCAGCGGGCGGGGATGCAGGAGTACCTCGAGATCATCGACAAGGAAGTGCAGCGCTGCGAGGGGATCGTGGACGGCCTGCTCGACTTCAGCCGCCCCAAGGGCAAGGCCAAGGGCCCGGTCAGCGTGACCGCGATCGTCGAGGACACGCTGTTCCTGATCAAGCACCACGAGCGCTTCAAGCGGATCGAGATGACCCGCGACCTGTGCGAGACGCTGCCGATGGTGCACGCCAACGCCGAGCAGCTGATCCAGGTGTTCATGGCCATCATGCTGAACGCGCTCGACGCCATGGAGCACGGCGGCAGCCTCACGGTGCGCACCCTGCCGGGCACCGTGCACGCGGACGAGGTGGAGATCCACATCGCCGACACGGGGGTGGGCATCCCGCGCACCGAGGTGGCCAAGATCTTCGAGCCGTTCTTCACCACCAAGCCGCCCGGCCGCGGGACGGGGCTGGGCCTGTCGGTGTGCTACGGCATCGTGGCGGAGCACGGGGGCCGCATCGAGGTCGAGAGCCAGCCCGCGCGCGGTTCCACGTTCCGGGTGTTCCTGCCCATCGCGCGGCGGTCCGCCCCGCTCGAGCCGGGGGCGCCGGCATGA
- a CDS encoding response regulator transcription factor — translation MKILLVEDDRTVGQYVHRGLTEQGFQVELVADGAEALESATHGSFDLLVLDLRLPGMTGLEVLRTLRDRGNTMPILVLTAQDALDFKVQALRSGADDYVTKPFAFEELLARVEALGRRPKQLAPRALRIGDLELDLGTREVTRAGRRLELTPKEYAVLEYLMRHAGRVMSRTLITEYAWDYHFDPGTNIVDVVINRLRKKVDQGQATRLIHTVRGVGYVIKA, via the coding sequence ATGAAGATCCTCCTGGTCGAGGATGACCGCACCGTGGGGCAGTACGTGCACCGCGGCCTGACGGAGCAGGGCTTCCAGGTGGAGCTGGTGGCCGACGGCGCGGAGGCACTGGAGTCGGCCACGCACGGCAGCTTTGACCTGCTCGTCCTGGATCTCCGGCTGCCCGGCATGACCGGCCTCGAGGTGCTGCGGACCCTGCGGGACCGCGGCAACACCATGCCGATCCTGGTCCTCACGGCGCAGGACGCCCTCGACTTCAAGGTCCAGGCGCTCCGCTCCGGCGCCGACGACTACGTGACCAAGCCGTTCGCCTTCGAGGAGTTGCTGGCGCGGGTGGAGGCGCTGGGCCGCCGGCCCAAGCAGCTGGCGCCCCGCGCCCTCCGCATCGGCGATCTCGAGCTCGACCTCGGCACCAGGGAGGTGACCCGCGCCGGGCGCCGGCTCGAGCTCACGCCCAAGGAGTACGCCGTCCTGGAGTACCTGATGCGGCACGCCGGCCGGGTCATGTCCCGGACCCTCATCACCGAGTACGCCTGGGACTACCACTTCGACCCGGGGACCAACATCGTCGACGTGGTCATCAACCGGCTCCGCAAGAAGGTGGACCAGGGCCAGGCCACCCGGCTCATCCATACCGTCCGCGGCGTCGGGTACGTGATCAAGGCCTAG
- a CDS encoding HAMP domain-containing protein yields the protein MSSIRRRLTVWYAVALLASIGAFGGALYLERQRSSVRELDERLSLEGNLAAQYFIGYQRQLGRSLAPGETPGLGFSAVGGYLDGIRDLVVVFDPDRAPIYRNAIAKPLSLAALARLLATDDGQALEAVRTGVVNLADDGVVVRYARVPLPGVWAHPATIFVAAPLDAVPFGPEQLLQAMLVIAPVILIGSVGLGYVLADASLRPLEGMVDEIEAITDGRSLHRRVELPASAAELARLAATMNRMLARLEQSFERLHQFTADASHELKTPLMVLRAGVERAMTDPGASTEGLQALEEVLEEIHRMSEMVDNLLTLARADEGGAALAVTPLDLRDLVSEASETAGILGEEPGIAVRTELPASPVVVPVDGSRIRQLLLNLVTNAIKYTPSGGKVSLALVDQEETAAIIVGDDGIGIPAAHLPYVFDRFYRVDTARTRTGARPGAGLGLAITKWIAEAHGGTIAVQSRPGRGTVFTVSLPKHRELPPAGVAPEPTLLG from the coding sequence ATGTCCTCCATCCGCCGCCGGCTCACCGTCTGGTACGCCGTGGCCCTGCTGGCCTCGATTGGGGCGTTTGGCGGCGCGCTCTACCTCGAGCGGCAGCGCTCGAGCGTGCGGGAGCTCGACGAGCGGCTGAGCCTCGAGGGGAACCTGGCGGCGCAGTATTTCATCGGCTACCAGCGGCAGCTGGGCCGCAGCCTGGCCCCGGGCGAGACCCCTGGCCTCGGCTTCAGTGCGGTGGGCGGCTACCTCGATGGCATCCGGGACCTCGTGGTGGTGTTCGACCCCGATCGCGCCCCCATCTACCGCAACGCCATCGCCAAGCCGCTCTCGCTCGCGGCCCTGGCCCGGCTGCTCGCCACCGACGATGGCCAGGCGCTCGAGGCGGTCCGCACCGGGGTGGTGAACCTGGCCGATGACGGCGTGGTGGTGCGCTACGCGCGGGTGCCGCTTCCCGGCGTCTGGGCCCATCCCGCGACGATCTTCGTGGCCGCCCCCCTCGACGCGGTGCCCTTCGGGCCGGAACAGCTGCTGCAGGCCATGCTGGTCATCGCCCCGGTGATCCTGATCGGGAGCGTCGGGCTCGGCTACGTGCTCGCCGATGCCAGCCTGCGCCCGCTGGAGGGGATGGTCGACGAGATCGAGGCGATCACCGACGGGCGGAGCCTGCATCGCCGGGTGGAGCTGCCGGCCTCGGCCGCCGAACTGGCGCGGCTCGCCGCCACCATGAACCGGATGCTGGCGCGGCTGGAGCAGAGCTTCGAACGCCTGCACCAGTTCACGGCGGATGCCAGCCATGAGCTCAAGACCCCCTTGATGGTGCTGCGCGCGGGGGTGGAGCGGGCGATGACCGATCCGGGCGCCTCCACCGAGGGGCTGCAGGCGCTCGAGGAGGTGCTGGAGGAGATCCACCGGATGAGCGAGATGGTGGACAACCTGCTCACGCTCGCCCGGGCCGACGAGGGCGGGGCCGCGCTCGCCGTCACCCCGCTCGACCTGCGCGACCTGGTGAGCGAGGCCTCCGAGACCGCCGGCATCCTGGGCGAGGAGCCGGGGATCGCGGTGCGCACCGAGCTCCCCGCCTCGCCGGTGGTGGTGCCGGTGGATGGGAGCCGGATCAGGCAGCTGCTGCTCAACCTGGTCACCAACGCCATCAAGTACACGCCCTCCGGCGGCAAGGTGAGCCTGGCGCTGGTGGACCAGGAGGAGACGGCCGCGATCATCGTCGGGGACGACGGCATCGGCATCCCGGCGGCCCACCTGCCATACGTGTTCGACCGGTTCTACCGGGTCGATACCGCGCGCACCCGGACCGGGGCCCGTCCCGGCGCCGGGCTCGGGCTCGCGATCACCAAGTGGATCGCCGAAGCCCATGGGGGCACCATCGCCGTGCAGAGCCGCCCCGGGCGGGGCACCGTCTTCACGGTGAGCCTCCCCAAGCACCGGGAGCTGCCGCCGGCCGGCGTGGCCCCGGAACCCACCCTCCTTGGCTGA
- a CDS encoding energy transducer TonB, producing the protein MFENLVESNRKRQNTLGQQVVSLALHGVLIVGAIKATQGAAEVVKDIVIDTTMVFLKPPETPPPPVQPPPENVVVSANPPPQGFQIITPPDNIPTEIPPVNLNERFDPRDFTGKGVEGGIATGVVGGTGPVPTIEGEVFLAAEVDETPQAIDGSACIGKFPPVMMSAGIPGKVVLQFIVNTDGRVDVATLKVISSTHKAFEEPARQGITSAGCNFKPGKSRGQPVRVLVQQAVSFKIGQ; encoded by the coding sequence GTGTTCGAGAACCTCGTCGAATCCAACCGGAAACGTCAGAACACCCTGGGCCAGCAGGTCGTGTCGCTCGCGCTGCACGGCGTGCTCATCGTGGGTGCCATCAAGGCCACGCAGGGCGCGGCCGAGGTGGTGAAGGACATCGTGATCGACACCACGATGGTCTTCCTCAAGCCGCCCGAGACGCCGCCGCCGCCGGTGCAGCCGCCGCCGGAGAACGTGGTGGTGAGCGCCAACCCGCCGCCGCAGGGCTTCCAGATCATCACGCCGCCCGACAACATCCCGACGGAGATCCCGCCGGTGAACCTGAACGAGCGCTTCGACCCGCGTGACTTCACGGGCAAGGGCGTCGAGGGGGGCATCGCGACGGGCGTGGTGGGCGGGACCGGTCCGGTGCCCACGATCGAGGGTGAGGTCTTCCTGGCGGCCGAGGTGGACGAGACGCCGCAGGCGATCGACGGCAGCGCGTGCATCGGGAAGTTCCCGCCGGTGATGATGTCGGCCGGGATTCCCGGGAAGGTGGTGCTGCAGTTCATCGTGAACACCGACGGGCGGGTGGACGTGGCCACGCTCAAGGTGATCAGCAGCACCCACAAGGCGTTCGAGGAACCGGCGCGGCAGGGGATCACCAGCGCCGGGTGCAACTTCAAGCCGGGCAAGTCCCGCGGCCAGCCGGTCCGGGTGCTGGTGCAGCAGGCGGTGTCATTCAAGATCGGTCAGTAG